From a region of the Prosthecobacter debontii genome:
- a CDS encoding phytoene/squalene synthase family protein, producing the protein MTDSSLSSTEVAQRAKSNLALALACLPEERRRDMISFYAFCRVVDDIADDVATSEEEKEKELHHWKQCVSEGIAPGHPVLDEVVHLPRKYGFPRAWLTEIVDGVASDIVHVRYQTYEELLTYCYKVASVVGLVSAEIFGATQLRARDYAVKLGYALQLTNIIRDVGQDARETGRIYLPLEDLAKFGVTEREILEGRHNQRFIQLMDFEYERARQLYDEAARLLPAQDRVALIPARMMGQVYFEILEKLHRQRYPVFESRCRLSAARKLWILIRYMSRAWLARWLGIAS; encoded by the coding sequence ATGACGGATTCCTCTCTTTCTTCAACGGAAGTGGCTCAGCGTGCCAAGTCGAATCTGGCTCTCGCTCTCGCGTGTTTGCCCGAGGAAAGGCGGCGGGACATGATTTCATTCTATGCCTTTTGCCGTGTGGTGGATGACATCGCGGATGACGTGGCCACGAGTGAGGAGGAAAAAGAAAAGGAACTCCACCACTGGAAGCAATGCGTGAGTGAAGGCATCGCTCCCGGGCATCCCGTGCTGGATGAGGTGGTGCATCTTCCCCGGAAGTATGGATTTCCCCGCGCGTGGCTGACGGAGATCGTCGATGGGGTGGCGAGTGACATCGTGCATGTCCGCTACCAGACCTATGAAGAGCTGCTGACCTACTGCTATAAAGTGGCTTCGGTGGTGGGGCTCGTCAGCGCAGAGATCTTTGGAGCCACGCAGCTACGAGCTCGTGATTATGCGGTGAAATTGGGCTATGCCTTGCAGTTGACCAATATCATCCGTGATGTTGGCCAAGACGCCCGAGAAACCGGTCGCATTTATCTCCCCTTGGAAGACTTGGCGAAGTTCGGAGTCACGGAAAGGGAGATTCTCGAAGGTCGTCACAATCAACGGTTCATTCAGTTGATGGACTTTGAGTATGAACGGGCGCGTCAGCTCTATGACGAAGCGGCTCGACTCCTCCCGGCCCAAGATCGGGTGGCCCTCATCCCAGCCCGCATGATGGGGCAGGTGTATTTCGAGATTCTGGAGAAGCTACATCGGCAGCGGTATCCGGTCTTCGAAAGCCGCTGCCGCCTATCGGCAGCGCGGAAGCTCTGGATCCTCATCCGTTACATGAGCCGTGCCTGGCTGGCGCGTTGGCTTGGCATCGCTTCTTAG
- the dnaA gene encoding chromosomal replication initiator protein DnaA, translating into MHQHPMETAHEDSVPTHSLPAQGVEGSDLFKLQPTAWDQICHILLKKLGQDNFQRCFSGTTAQIVDGHRFVVNVPNPIHQLWIESNFSGTLADAAAEVLGTAASIEFSVASEPLMTIPMTLTSSAQPELKAARAISTRHDDRPLASPHVSADNNQGIRSFADAGLNPKFNFDSFVVGANCSYSAAVAKAVSEKPGRIYNPLFFWGATGLGKTHLMQAIGQEVLLRKKKAIVRYVTSEQFTNEFVEAIKKQSFSQFRQKYRKVDVLLIDDVHFFGGKDSTQEEFFHTFNELFNNAKQIVLASDRPPSEIKNLESRLVSRFEWGLTTQIQTPDFETRVAILRRKMSDFNVSIEPWILEFIAKRVRTNVRKLEGALMRVAAHVSLEGTMQNESALAAFLHDVIDEEPTKSVTVDRVQRAVANHYDLRVSDLTGPRRPKNIAEARQVAMYLTRHMVKLPLIQIGEEFGGRDHGTVIHACKVVSQRMNDTTDFRAMVDRLSTKLMES; encoded by the coding sequence ATGCATCAACATCCCATGGAGACCGCTCATGAAGACTCAGTTCCTACTCACTCCCTTCCTGCACAAGGCGTCGAAGGTTCTGACCTCTTTAAGCTTCAGCCCACGGCCTGGGATCAGATCTGTCACATTCTGTTGAAGAAGCTCGGACAGGATAATTTCCAACGCTGTTTCTCGGGAACCACGGCTCAGATCGTTGATGGTCATCGCTTTGTGGTGAATGTACCCAACCCGATTCATCAACTGTGGATCGAAAGCAACTTTTCTGGCACCCTGGCTGATGCTGCAGCAGAAGTCTTGGGAACGGCGGCAAGCATTGAATTCAGCGTCGCCAGCGAGCCGCTGATGACGATTCCGATGACACTGACCTCCTCAGCTCAGCCTGAACTGAAGGCGGCACGTGCCATCTCCACGCGTCATGATGATCGTCCTCTGGCCAGCCCTCATGTCTCCGCCGACAACAACCAAGGCATCCGCTCTTTTGCTGATGCAGGCCTGAATCCGAAGTTCAACTTCGACAGCTTCGTCGTCGGTGCCAATTGCAGCTACTCAGCAGCAGTCGCTAAAGCGGTGTCGGAGAAACCCGGCCGCATCTACAACCCCCTGTTCTTCTGGGGGGCCACAGGACTGGGCAAAACGCACCTCATGCAGGCCATCGGCCAGGAAGTCCTCCTGCGCAAAAAGAAGGCCATCGTGCGCTATGTGACCTCAGAGCAGTTCACCAACGAATTCGTGGAAGCGATTAAAAAGCAAAGCTTCAGCCAGTTCCGCCAGAAGTATCGCAAAGTGGATGTGCTGCTGATCGATGACGTTCACTTCTTCGGCGGTAAGGACAGCACTCAGGAGGAGTTCTTCCACACCTTCAATGAACTGTTCAATAACGCCAAGCAGATCGTCCTGGCCAGCGACCGTCCGCCAAGTGAGATCAAGAACCTGGAAAGCCGTCTCGTCTCCCGCTTCGAGTGGGGTCTGACGACTCAGATCCAAACGCCTGATTTCGAAACACGCGTGGCCATTCTCCGCCGGAAGATGAGTGACTTCAATGTCTCCATCGAGCCCTGGATTCTGGAGTTCATCGCCAAGCGGGTGCGCACCAACGTGCGCAAACTCGAAGGTGCTCTGATGCGCGTCGCAGCTCACGTCTCTCTTGAGGGCACCATGCAGAACGAAAGCGCACTGGCGGCATTCCTCCATGACGTCATCGACGAAGAGCCGACCAAGTCCGTCACCGTGGATCGCGTGCAGAGAGCAGTGGCCAACCATTATGATCTGCGGGTCAGTGACCTGACCGGCCCCCGCCGCCCGAAAAACATCGCTGAAGCCCGCCAAGTGGCCATGTATCTGACCCGCCACATGGTGAAGCTGCCGCTGATCCAGATCGGCGAAGAATTCGGTGGCCGCGATCACGGCACCGTCATCCATGCCTGCAAGGTGGTCAGCCAGCGTATGAATGATACGACCGACTTTCGGGCCATGGTGGATCGCCTGAGCACGAAGCTCATGGAGAGCTAA
- a CDS encoding sialidase has protein sequence MTRACLFAFLVSTACAADPLWDSIAPIFTPPAEFAEQKGDYRSPLIFQDGHQVKTASEWPARRAEILQQWHVIMGEWPPLLEKPQLEVIETTPRENFTQHKIRLQIAAEQTGDGYLLIPEGQGPFPAVFVPFYDPETSIGLSEKPFRDFAYQLTKRGFVTLSIGSPGGDARLPVLTPGTKCQPLSYLGYVSANAWTALSQRPEVDSKCIGIMGHSYGGKWSMFGACLWEKYACGVWSDPGIVFDETRQSINYQEPWYLGFDPAYTRPRGLVRADSPRTGAYKTLIDRGHDLVEFQALMAPRPFLVSGGAEDPPKRWVPLNHLIDLNSLLGQKHGVAMTNRPDHSPNEESNEAVYRFLEWALRKQK, from the coding sequence ATGACTCGCGCCTGCCTTTTCGCCTTTTTAGTCTCCACTGCGTGTGCTGCCGATCCCCTGTGGGATTCCATCGCTCCGATATTCACACCACCCGCAGAGTTCGCTGAGCAAAAGGGTGACTATCGCTCTCCCCTGATCTTTCAAGACGGTCACCAAGTCAAAACAGCAAGCGAGTGGCCGGCCCGCCGAGCCGAGATCCTCCAGCAATGGCATGTCATCATGGGCGAATGGCCGCCTCTGTTGGAAAAGCCACAGTTGGAGGTGATCGAAACCACCCCGAGGGAAAACTTTACCCAGCATAAAATCCGCCTGCAAATCGCAGCTGAACAAACCGGTGACGGCTACCTTTTGATCCCTGAAGGCCAAGGCCCCTTCCCTGCTGTCTTCGTCCCTTTCTACGATCCTGAAACGAGCATCGGTCTCAGCGAGAAACCCTTTCGGGACTTTGCCTATCAACTGACCAAGCGTGGCTTTGTCACCCTCAGCATCGGCTCCCCCGGAGGAGACGCGCGCCTTCCTGTGTTAACCCCTGGCACCAAATGCCAGCCTCTAAGCTACTTGGGTTATGTCTCAGCCAATGCCTGGACAGCGCTCTCGCAACGACCTGAAGTGGATTCAAAATGCATCGGGATCATGGGGCACTCTTATGGTGGAAAATGGTCCATGTTCGGCGCGTGCCTGTGGGAGAAGTATGCCTGCGGCGTTTGGTCAGATCCCGGCATCGTCTTTGATGAAACACGCCAGAGCATCAATTACCAGGAACCTTGGTATCTGGGTTTTGATCCCGCTTACACTCGTCCACGGGGCCTGGTGCGTGCAGACAGTCCGCGCACGGGTGCTTATAAAACCTTAATCGACCGCGGTCATGATCTCGTCGAATTCCAAGCCCTCATGGCGCCTCGCCCCTTCCTCGTTTCGGGAGGAGCCGAGGATCCACCCAAACGCTGGGTTCCTTTGAACCACCTCATTGATCTAAATTCCTTGTTAGGCCAAAAACACGGTGTCGCCATGACCAACCGCCCGGATCATTCACCCAATGAGGAATCCAACGAAGCCGTCTATCGTTTCCTTGAATGGGCGTTGCGAAAGCAAAAGTGA
- a CDS encoding MDR family NADPH-dependent oxidoreductase: MSYCLSFSTTGNPVDVIEHIERPLAPLHGHEVRVHMRYAPINPADINFIEGTYGRAAHPPAIPGHEGCGEVVEIGPLVTSLAVGDVVMPLISGGCWSQYMTAAELHFAKLPAGIDRVQASMLRINPVTAWHLLKNYTSLEEGSWVLQNAGNSGVGRALIQIAKSLGLKTASFVRRPELVEELTSLGADAVFLDTDEGLAQAKDFLSEHELRLAANAVGGDSAIRLMELLSAEGTMVTYGAMSRRSLKVPNKFLIFKNLHLQGLWITRWFEQASSLELAEVLEPLAKMVLHGEIVTAVDEIFPMTEHTRALKRAQEGGRRGKVIFDLA, translated from the coding sequence ATGTCATACTGCCTGTCTTTCTCCACTACTGGCAATCCAGTGGATGTCATCGAACACATCGAACGTCCTCTGGCCCCGCTACATGGGCATGAGGTCCGTGTGCATATGCGTTATGCACCCATCAATCCTGCCGACATCAACTTCATCGAAGGCACCTATGGCCGTGCCGCGCATCCTCCTGCCATTCCCGGCCATGAGGGCTGTGGTGAAGTGGTCGAGATTGGGCCCTTGGTGACTTCCCTGGCTGTCGGAGACGTGGTCATGCCTCTGATCAGTGGGGGTTGCTGGAGTCAATACATGACGGCCGCCGAGCTGCACTTCGCCAAGCTACCCGCCGGCATTGATCGGGTGCAGGCATCCATGCTCAGGATCAACCCAGTCACGGCTTGGCATTTGCTCAAGAACTATACTTCCTTAGAAGAAGGCTCATGGGTGCTACAAAATGCGGGCAACTCAGGCGTCGGCCGTGCCCTGATTCAAATCGCCAAGAGTTTAGGTCTTAAAACCGCCAGCTTCGTCCGTCGACCAGAGCTTGTTGAAGAACTCACCTCCCTCGGTGCGGACGCCGTCTTTTTAGATACCGACGAAGGGCTAGCCCAAGCCAAAGACTTTTTGTCCGAACATGAACTCCGCCTCGCCGCCAATGCAGTCGGTGGGGATAGCGCGATCCGGTTGATGGAACTGCTCTCTGCCGAAGGCACGATGGTCACCTATGGAGCCATGAGCCGCCGCAGTTTAAAGGTGCCTAACAAATTCCTCATCTTTAAAAATCTGCATCTTCAAGGCCTCTGGATCACCCGTTGGTTTGAGCAGGCCAGTTCCCTGGAACTTGCCGAAGTGCTGGAGCCTTTGGCCAAGATGGTCCTGCATGGTGAAATCGTTACCGCAGTGGATGAGATCTTTCCCATGACGGAACATACACGTGCTCTGAAGCGTGCTCAGGAGGGGGGAAGACGAGGCAAGGTCATTTTTGATCTCGCCTAA
- a CDS encoding metallophosphoesterase encodes MTRRSFLQQGTLCIAGLTSGRSVLATEAEAQPLLRIGLMTDLHYADKPATKTRFYQEALGKLDEAVEVMNREKPAAVIELGDFIDQAPDVDQELEWLKTMESHYAKLTSPRHYVLGNHCVTTLTKQEFANHTALAPTGYSSFEIQGARFILLDACYREDGVPYGRNNAHWKDSAIPNAELKWLENELSQASGPVIILAHQRLDLDKAHAVKNAAEVRALLEKSGKVTAVFQGHSHKNDLQDISGIPYCTLAAMIEGTGAEHNSYSLLDVLADGSLRLKGFRQQSDRRFPASV; translated from the coding sequence ATGACACGCCGATCCTTTCTCCAGCAGGGCACGCTTTGCATCGCGGGTCTGACTTCAGGTCGCTCAGTCTTGGCTACCGAGGCGGAGGCTCAGCCTCTGCTGCGTATCGGCTTGATGACCGATCTGCACTACGCGGATAAGCCTGCGACCAAGACCCGCTTTTACCAAGAGGCTCTGGGCAAGCTGGATGAAGCGGTGGAGGTGATGAACCGGGAAAAGCCCGCCGCCGTTATCGAATTGGGCGACTTCATTGATCAAGCCCCGGATGTGGATCAAGAACTCGAGTGGCTCAAAACCATGGAGTCGCACTACGCCAAGCTGACTTCACCGCGACACTATGTGTTAGGCAACCATTGTGTCACCACCTTGACCAAGCAGGAGTTCGCCAATCACACCGCACTCGCGCCCACAGGCTACAGTTCTTTCGAAATCCAGGGAGCGCGTTTCATCCTACTGGATGCGTGTTACCGAGAGGATGGCGTGCCGTATGGACGCAACAACGCCCACTGGAAAGACTCAGCGATTCCGAATGCCGAACTGAAGTGGCTGGAGAATGAACTGAGCCAAGCCAGTGGACCCGTGATCATTCTGGCCCATCAGCGCTTGGATCTGGACAAGGCCCATGCCGTGAAAAACGCAGCGGAAGTGCGCGCTCTTCTGGAGAAATCCGGCAAGGTCACCGCCGTCTTTCAGGGCCACTCTCACAAGAACGATCTGCAAGACATCTCGGGCATTCCTTACTGCACCCTCGCGGCAATGATCGAGGGCACAGGTGCGGAGCACAATAGTTACTCGCTGCTGGATGTGCTGGCCGATGGTTCTCTGCGCCTGAAAGGCTTTCGCCAGCAGTCGGATCGTCGCTTTCCCGCTTCCGTATGA
- a CDS encoding response regulator, protein MSLPSITLLLVDDHFVVRSGIAASLELEDDLKVVGEVERGELALEAYTRLQPSVVLMDLQLPGISGIDAAARILEARADAKVLMFSTFARDDEIQAALRAGALGYLQKSSSRDDLLAAIRTVAGGKRWLAADLEARLRERTAEPEITPREREILTLVTQGNANKEIAAILGISEDTVKQHVSRILGKLKVNDRAQATAEAIRRGLVSV, encoded by the coding sequence ATGTCTTTGCCTTCGATTACTCTTTTGCTCGTGGATGATCACTTCGTGGTGCGCAGTGGCATCGCGGCGTCTCTGGAGCTGGAGGATGATCTGAAGGTGGTGGGCGAAGTGGAGCGCGGCGAGTTGGCGCTTGAGGCTTACACGCGCTTGCAGCCCAGCGTGGTTTTGATGGATCTCCAGCTCCCGGGCATCTCGGGCATCGACGCAGCAGCGCGCATCTTGGAGGCGCGTGCCGATGCCAAGGTGCTGATGTTTTCCACCTTTGCCCGCGATGATGAGATCCAGGCGGCGCTGCGTGCGGGGGCCTTGGGGTATCTGCAAAAATCGTCTTCGCGTGATGATTTACTGGCTGCCATCCGAACGGTGGCAGGAGGAAAGCGATGGCTAGCGGCCGATCTGGAAGCCCGACTGCGTGAGCGAACTGCGGAGCCCGAGATCACCCCACGTGAGAGGGAGATCCTGACGCTGGTGACGCAAGGCAATGCGAATAAAGAGATCGCGGCCATCCTCGGCATCAGTGAGGACACGGTGAAACAGCACGTGAGCCGAATCCTGGGAAAATTGAAGGTCAATGATCGCGCTCAAGCCACCGCCGAGGCGATCCGGCGTGGGCTAGTTTCGGTGTGA
- a CDS encoding histidine kinase has product MPLRPFILLLALLVLSVQVQAQELLRHAAEVRALPPDRALAGVPAELEVVVGFIESPSSGTVFVQDETGGTYFRVNPHGAALKVGDRVRLRGKSVPGLYLAGVEAQSYEVIGTGEPPIPVTADYEDLASGRYHYQRVQVEGIGRQLSVPEENRTILHLALGSRVIEVRVDAPLPEAMDDYVDAKLQITALAAGGINDRRQLVFPYLRVTDWSDVKILKAAPAIQDLGIISAARLLRFDPSRTQEFGHRVRTTGIVLAAFPDGQVFLRDLDQYVPVPTSSKGADKASVSARPAALAVRLAKPYRLLTGQQVDVAGFPNMLGFSASLVDAVPVNEPSGTEQAVVPVNVTVKEIMEGNLDADLVTLEAQMVDAYRTAAGWELRLLSAEQPLKALVPGFEPSELVKPGALLKLTGICRVESSTDKGFRSRPDRAMLLLRGPEDLIVLRAPSWWTVERLIGLVALLLAVVAIGVLWITLLRRQVVKQGEALRRRISHEAVLEERQRIAREFHDTLEQELAGLSLRLDAAVTRPLEDKAKGLLESSRHLVSRVQTEARNLVADLRAEPDSVTDLPAALQELADRTLSDSLHVSVHVLPPLPNLPVHVAHHLRMIAQEAVTNVLKHAQASSIALGLRVEDGKLCLTISDDGVGVEAVSTQGQKGHFGCMGIRERCQRIGASVEWLNVTPHGTQVQVHLPLSAL; this is encoded by the coding sequence ATGCCCCTCCGTCCGTTTATCCTTCTCCTAGCCCTCCTCGTGCTCAGCGTGCAGGTGCAGGCGCAGGAGCTACTCCGCCATGCGGCGGAGGTGCGGGCGTTGCCGCCGGATCGGGCGTTGGCGGGGGTGCCGGCGGAGTTGGAGGTGGTGGTGGGGTTCATTGAGTCGCCTTCGAGCGGGACGGTGTTTGTGCAGGATGAGACGGGCGGGACTTACTTTCGGGTGAATCCCCATGGGGCGGCGCTGAAGGTGGGGGATCGGGTGCGGCTGCGGGGGAAGAGCGTGCCGGGGCTGTATCTGGCGGGGGTGGAGGCGCAGAGCTATGAGGTGATCGGCACGGGGGAGCCGCCGATCCCGGTGACGGCGGATTATGAGGATCTGGCCTCGGGCAGGTATCACTATCAGCGGGTGCAGGTGGAGGGGATCGGGCGTCAGCTTTCGGTGCCGGAGGAAAATCGCACGATCCTGCATCTGGCGCTAGGCAGTCGCGTGATCGAGGTGCGGGTGGATGCGCCGCTGCCGGAAGCGATGGATGACTATGTGGATGCGAAGCTGCAAATCACGGCCTTGGCGGCGGGCGGCATCAATGATCGGCGGCAGCTCGTGTTTCCCTACCTGCGAGTCACAGACTGGAGCGATGTGAAAATCCTCAAAGCGGCCCCGGCGATTCAAGACCTGGGAATCATCTCGGCGGCTCGGCTGCTGCGTTTCGATCCGAGTCGCACGCAGGAATTCGGGCATCGGGTGCGCACGACGGGGATCGTCCTGGCGGCTTTCCCGGATGGGCAGGTCTTCCTGCGCGATCTGGATCAATACGTGCCGGTGCCGACCTCCTCCAAGGGGGCTGACAAAGCGAGCGTGTCGGCGCGTCCTGCGGCACTGGCGGTGCGTCTGGCCAAGCCCTACCGACTGCTGACTGGGCAACAGGTGGATGTGGCGGGTTTTCCTAACATGCTGGGCTTTAGCGCCAGTCTGGTGGATGCGGTGCCGGTGAATGAACCGTCCGGCACGGAGCAGGCGGTGGTGCCGGTGAACGTGACGGTGAAGGAGATTATGGAGGGCAATCTGGACGCAGATCTCGTCACACTGGAGGCGCAGATGGTGGATGCCTATCGCACGGCGGCGGGCTGGGAGCTGCGCTTGCTCTCCGCCGAGCAGCCGCTGAAAGCTCTGGTGCCTGGGTTTGAGCCCTCGGAACTGGTGAAACCGGGGGCGCTGCTGAAGCTGACGGGGATCTGCCGAGTGGAGTCCTCCACCGATAAAGGTTTTCGCTCGCGACCGGACCGAGCCATGCTGCTGCTGCGCGGCCCGGAGGATCTGATCGTGCTCCGGGCGCCGTCTTGGTGGACGGTGGAACGGCTGATCGGCTTGGTGGCGCTGCTGCTTGCGGTGGTGGCCATTGGCGTGCTGTGGATCACCCTGCTGCGGCGTCAGGTGGTCAAGCAAGGGGAGGCGCTGCGGCGGCGGATTTCCCATGAAGCGGTGCTGGAGGAGCGGCAGCGCATCGCTCGTGAGTTCCACGATACCTTGGAGCAGGAATTGGCGGGCCTGTCCCTGCGCCTGGACGCGGCGGTGACGCGGCCTTTGGAAGATAAAGCCAAGGGCCTGCTGGAGTCCTCCAGGCATCTGGTGTCACGCGTGCAGACGGAAGCGCGGAATCTGGTGGCGGACCTGCGCGCTGAACCCGATAGCGTGACGGATCTGCCTGCGGCCTTGCAGGAGCTAGCGGATCGCACGCTGAGTGACTCCTTGCATGTGTCGGTGCATGTCCTGCCGCCGTTGCCGAACCTACCGGTGCATGTGGCGCATCACCTGCGCATGATCGCTCAAGAGGCGGTGACCAATGTGCTGAAGCATGCGCAAGCCAGCTCCATCGCCTTGGGATTGCGAGTCGAAGACGGGAAGCTTTGCCTCACCATCTCCGATGATGGTGTCGGTGTGGAGGCTGTATCCACCCAAGGTCAGAAGGGGCACTTCGGCTGCATGGGAATTCGAGAGCGTTGTCAGCGGATCGGTGCTTCTGTGGAGTGGTTGAATGTCACTCCGCATGGCACTCAGGTGCAGGTGCATCTCCCGCTGAGTGCGCTGTGA